One window of Quercus robur chromosome 5, dhQueRobu3.1, whole genome shotgun sequence genomic DNA carries:
- the LOC126726790 gene encoding beta-amyrin 28-monooxygenase-like, producing MAAFLLILCLIPVVLAFSFLAFTRKSNDGHKNLPPGSFGWPIMGETLEFLFGKPDKFVFDRMKKYNPDIFKSKILGEETVVICGPSGHKFLFSNEQKLFTAFRPHSMQKIFRSYQTQTAAPAQISRDAEAKILKSPGFLKPEALVRYLGKMDSITQQQMQSYWEGNKVVKAFPLAKTLTLSLACRFFLGIDDPERIARLVSNFDDITVGLHSIPVKFPGTIFYKANKAAAAIRKELRIVIQEKKSAMATGQPMQDILSHMIVATDPSGKYMPEAEIADKIMGLLTAGYSTVATAMTFFMKYVGERPEIYEKIRAEQLEVSAAKKPADLLEWDDIQKMKYSWNAINEVMRLKPPLQGTFREVLTDFTYAGYTIPKGWKVYWTVSTTNKNPEFFPKPEKFDPSRYEDSNTFPPFTFVPFGGGPRMCPGKEYARLAILTFVHNVVKRFKWEVILPDEKIIGDMMPTPAKGLPIRLRSH from the exons ATGGCTGCTTTTCTCTTAATCCTATGTTTGATCCCTGTAGTTCTCGCTTTTTCATTCTTGGCTTTCACAAGAAAGTCCAACGATGGTCACAAGAATCTGCCACCAGGGAGCTTTGGATGGCCTATCATGGGTGAAACACTTGAGTTCCTATTTGGGAAGCCAGATAAGTTTGTGTTTGATAGGATGAAGAAGTACAACCCTGATATATTCAAGAGCAAGATTCTTGGTGAGGAAACAGTAGTCATATGTGGGCCAAGTGGACACAAATTCTTGTTCTCCAACGAGCAAAAGCTCTTCACTGCATTTCGTCCTCATTCTATGCAAAAGATCTTCCGTTCTTACCAAACGCAAACAGCTGCTCCAGCCCAAATCTCACGCGATGCTGAGGCCAAAATCCTAAAATCACCTGGGTTTTTGAAACCCGAAGCATTGGTGAGGTACTTGGGGAAAATGGACTCCATCACACAGCAACAAATGCAAAGTTATTGGGAAGGAAATAAAGTAGTCAAGGCCTTCCCTCTTGCCAAGACTCTAACTTTGAGTCTAGcttgtagattttttttgggCATTGATGATCCTGAGCGAATTGCTAGACTTGTTAGCAATTTTGATGATATTACAGTTGGGTTGCATTCAATTCCTGTGAAGTTTCCAGGAACTATATTTTACAAAGCAAACAAAGCTGCAGCGGCAATCAGAAAGGAGCTCAGGATTGTTATTCAGGAGAAGAAGTCTGCTATGGCAACAGGACAACCTATGCAGGACATATTGTCACACATGATCGTTGCTACTGATCCATCTGGGAAGTACATGCCAGAGGCTGAAATTGCTGATAAGATTATGGGTTTGCTTACTGCTGGGTATAGCACTGTGGCTACTGCCATGACTTTCTTCATGAAATATGTTGGAGAGAGACCCGAAATCTATGAGAAAATCCGAGCTG AGCAATTGGAGGTGTCAGCTGCAAAAAAGCCTGCAGACTTATTGGAGTGGGATGACATACAGAAAATGAAGTATTCATGGAACGCAATAAATGAAGTGATGAGGCTCAAACCACCACTTCAGGGTACTTTCAGGGAAGTCCTGACTGATTTTACCTATGCTGGTTACACAATTCCAAAGGGGTGGAAG GTATATTGGACAGTGAGTACCACAAATAAGAACCCAGAGTTCTTTCCAAAGCCAGAAAAATTTGACCCGTCAAGGTATGAGGATTCTAATACATTTCCACCATTCACATTTGTTCCATTTGGTGGTGGACCTCGTATGTGCCCTGGGAAAGAGTATGCTCGGCTAGCAATACTCACTTTTGTTCACAATGTGGTGAAGAGGTTTAAATGGGAGGTGATCCTTCCTGACGAGAAGATTATAGGTGACATGATGCCAACTCCGGCGAAAGGACTTCCAATTCGCCTACGAAGCCACTAG